One genomic segment of Allocatelliglobosispora scoriae includes these proteins:
- a CDS encoding VMAP-C domain-containing protein, which yields MTVHVAPDRVFVLAVGIEKYAHPALSSLPGAAAEALRVAEWARRCSVPAAQITIACSWADAEGADVEQVHGQRIDLTDEACDTDNACYQQIEPTQEAIARYVVEVAERSGDLLLVFWCGHGVVFDGRRVLFTADADANHLRGMDVEQVLDYLRSVRVAGFGRQVVLIDSCANHLEDVKPDGSWRALVRPANLPSGRNRENVDQCALLSAAPGQTAKFRWTARHAAFSDVVMTWLERPDSNFLSLDMMALVLHVQETFHRLHAESETRQTPVLLWQRFNDSRVSDHFPATVVPPVDVADAGLRLVAEVVADTPMVSDGDGRRLLLRLLGLPAGDDRSAFVAAIAREFAAGRAATIQEYLSSMARNEADRLAVADASHAWHRRQWTAPVLRALPIVSAEQLRAAFFRAMPDANKPPSFLAEALDWAAAGQRMAGRPAPLHHLVAELEHITGSSVPDGWFDLPDVTLKTLRADVAKASEAMARLVVDLRNPALPVDGYAWPSAIAGHLLLPGSDWRRKTLVCQPTAVGVRLAIAELLLWARQRASAFVLGIIAPRIVLDEMPEAWEFGDELLESRPFWRELPTVLHSAERLGNETANLLWKARTEEIRAHVSEHLPDVMWIVESDQDKPANIRDQVLDGGAACLGLEFVTPRYAREQGLSRDPIIAAIAAGAPYIVCLSTENPPPDWPAIRQLVREVAEHGQFDELPLRLHRMRKVVGGPGRELRLIWDEPRALPPIGQLCEVPSGGKDD from the coding sequence ATGACCGTGCACGTCGCTCCGGACCGGGTTTTCGTGCTCGCCGTGGGGATCGAGAAATATGCACATCCTGCCTTGTCGTCGTTGCCCGGTGCTGCTGCTGAGGCTCTTCGTGTTGCTGAATGGGCCAGGCGCTGCTCGGTTCCGGCGGCGCAGATCACCATTGCGTGCTCGTGGGCTGACGCCGAGGGTGCAGATGTCGAGCAGGTACATGGCCAGAGGATCGACCTTACGGACGAGGCATGTGACACCGACAACGCCTGTTACCAACAGATAGAGCCGACGCAGGAAGCCATAGCGCGCTACGTGGTCGAGGTCGCGGAGCGAAGCGGAGACCTGTTGCTCGTCTTCTGGTGCGGCCATGGAGTGGTATTCGACGGGCGGCGGGTGCTGTTCACAGCTGATGCAGATGCGAACCACTTGCGGGGGATGGATGTCGAGCAGGTCCTTGATTACCTACGGTCGGTTCGGGTCGCCGGGTTCGGCCGCCAGGTTGTCTTGATCGACTCCTGTGCCAACCATCTTGAGGACGTTAAACCTGACGGCTCATGGCGTGCTCTGGTCCGTCCGGCAAACCTGCCGTCGGGCCGCAACCGGGAGAATGTTGATCAGTGTGCTCTTCTTTCGGCAGCGCCTGGACAGACTGCCAAGTTTCGGTGGACCGCGCGGCACGCTGCGTTTTCGGATGTTGTGATGACCTGGCTGGAACGACCTGATAGTAATTTTCTCTCGCTCGACATGATGGCGCTTGTACTACATGTCCAGGAGACCTTTCATAGGCTGCATGCCGAGAGCGAGACGCGTCAGACACCGGTCTTGCTCTGGCAACGCTTCAACGATAGCCGTGTGAGCGACCACTTTCCTGCGACAGTGGTGCCGCCGGTGGACGTGGCCGATGCCGGGCTACGGCTGGTGGCGGAAGTCGTGGCGGACACGCCGATGGTCTCGGACGGCGACGGACGCCGCCTCCTATTGCGGCTTCTCGGACTTCCCGCGGGCGATGACCGGTCAGCGTTCGTCGCCGCGATTGCGCGGGAGTTTGCGGCTGGGCGTGCCGCAACGATTCAGGAGTATCTCAGCTCGATGGCGCGCAATGAGGCCGATCGGCTGGCAGTGGCCGACGCAAGCCATGCGTGGCACCGACGGCAGTGGACGGCTCCGGTGCTGCGCGCATTGCCGATCGTCAGTGCCGAACAGCTACGGGCAGCATTCTTCCGTGCGATGCCCGATGCCAACAAGCCTCCGTCCTTTCTCGCAGAAGCGCTTGACTGGGCCGCCGCCGGTCAGCGGATGGCAGGCCGTCCTGCCCCTTTGCATCATCTTGTCGCCGAACTGGAGCACATCACGGGATCGTCCGTTCCGGACGGCTGGTTTGACCTGCCAGACGTCACGCTCAAAACACTGCGCGCCGACGTGGCAAAGGCGAGCGAAGCCATGGCGCGGCTTGTCGTGGATCTCCGTAACCCGGCACTGCCGGTCGACGGATACGCATGGCCATCTGCGATCGCAGGTCACCTGCTCTTGCCAGGATCGGATTGGCGTCGCAAGACGCTCGTATGCCAGCCCACCGCTGTGGGTGTTCGGCTGGCGATAGCGGAGCTGTTGCTGTGGGCGCGCCAGCGAGCGAGCGCATTTGTGCTGGGTATCATCGCGCCGCGGATTGTGCTGGACGAGATGCCCGAGGCTTGGGAGTTCGGAGATGAACTTCTGGAGTCTCGGCCATTCTGGCGGGAACTACCGACTGTCCTCCACAGCGCCGAACGCCTCGGCAACGAGACCGCGAACCTGTTGTGGAAAGCACGGACCGAGGAGATTCGGGCACATGTCTCCGAGCACCTGCCTGACGTCATGTGGATCGTGGAAAGCGATCAGGACAAGCCTGCCAACATCCGCGACCAGGTGCTCGACGGCGGCGCTGCTTGCCTCGGCTTAGAGTTCGTGACCCCGCGATACGCCCGAGAGCAGGGGCTCAGCCGCGACCCGATCATAGCTGCCATCGCGGCTGGTGCCCCCTACATAGTGTGCCTCAGTACGGAGAACCCCCCACCCGATTGGCCAGCTATCCGGCAGCTGGTTCGCGAGGTCGCCGAACACGGCCAGTTCGATGAGTTGCCGCTGCGTCTGCACCGGATGCGCAAGGTTGTCGGCGGGCCCGGCCGCGAGTTGCGGCTGATTTGGGATGAGCCGAGAGCGTTACCACCGATTGGCCAGCTCTGCGAGGTCCCGTCCGGAGGAAAAGATGACTGA